The following proteins are encoded in a genomic region of Balaenoptera ricei isolate mBalRic1 chromosome 14, mBalRic1.hap2, whole genome shotgun sequence:
- the POP5 gene encoding ribonuclease P/MRP protein subunit POP5 isoform X1, with the protein MVRFKHRYLLCEVVSDDPRCRLSLEDRVLGGLVRDTIARVHGTFGAAACSIGFAVRYLNAYTGIVLLRCRKEFYRLVWSALPFITYLENKGHHYPCFLNTLHVGGMGACGTIRTCQKFLIQYNRRQLLILLQNCTDEGEREAIQKSVARSCLLEEESAGEELSDSGGEEAAEAME; encoded by the exons ATGGTGCGGTTCAAACACAG GTACCTGCTCTGTGAAGTGGTGTCTGACGACCCCCGCTGCCGCCTGAGTCTGGAGGACCGAGTGCTGGGCGGCCTGGTACGGGACACGATCGCCCGCGTGCACGGGACTTTCGGCGCGGCCGCCTGCTCCATCGGCTTCGCGG TGCGATACCTCAATGCCTATACCGGAATAGTGCTACTTCGATGCAGGAAGGAATTCTACCGGCTTGTGTGGTCAGCTCTTCCCTTCATCACATACTTGGAGAACAAAGGACACCATTACCCGTGTTTTCTCAACACCTTACACGTGGGAGGTATGGGTGCATGCG GTACAATTAGAACATGTCAGAAGTTCCTGATTCAGTACAACAGGAGACAGCTGTTGATCCTGTTGCAGAACTGCACTGATGAAG GAGAACGAGAGGCTATCCAGAAGTCTGTCGCAAGAAGCTGTTTACTAGAGGAGGAGTCGGCTGGGGAGGAGCTTTCAGACAGTGGTGGTGAGGAGGCTGCTGAGGCAATGGAGTGA
- the POP5 gene encoding ribonuclease P/MRP protein subunit POP5 isoform X2: MVRFKHRYLLCEVVSDDPRCRLSLEDRVLGGLVRDTIARVHGTFGAAACSIGFAVRYLNAYTGIVLLRCRKEFYRLVWSALPFITYLENKGHHYPCFLNTLHVGGTIRTCQKFLIQYNRRQLLILLQNCTDEGEREAIQKSVARSCLLEEESAGEELSDSGGEEAAEAME, translated from the exons ATGGTGCGGTTCAAACACAG GTACCTGCTCTGTGAAGTGGTGTCTGACGACCCCCGCTGCCGCCTGAGTCTGGAGGACCGAGTGCTGGGCGGCCTGGTACGGGACACGATCGCCCGCGTGCACGGGACTTTCGGCGCGGCCGCCTGCTCCATCGGCTTCGCGG TGCGATACCTCAATGCCTATACCGGAATAGTGCTACTTCGATGCAGGAAGGAATTCTACCGGCTTGTGTGGTCAGCTCTTCCCTTCATCACATACTTGGAGAACAAAGGACACCATTACCCGTGTTTTCTCAACACCTTACACGTGGGAG GTACAATTAGAACATGTCAGAAGTTCCTGATTCAGTACAACAGGAGACAGCTGTTGATCCTGTTGCAGAACTGCACTGATGAAG GAGAACGAGAGGCTATCCAGAAGTCTGTCGCAAGAAGCTGTTTACTAGAGGAGGAGTCGGCTGGGGAGGAGCTTTCAGACAGTGGTGGTGAGGAGGCTGCTGAGGCAATGGAGTGA
- the RNF10 gene encoding E3 ubiquitin-protein ligase RNF10 isoform X2 codes for MDGKNSSGSKRYNRKREPCYPKNENFINQSRRSNSQKSKTFNKMPPQRGNGSSNKLFSSSFNGGRRDEVAEAQRAEFSPAQFSGPKKINLNHLLNFTFEPRGQAGHFEGSGHGSWGKRNKWGHKPFNKELFLQANCQFVVSEDQDYTVHFADPDTLVNWDFVEQVRICSHEVPSCPICLYPPTAAKITRCGHIFCWACILHYLSLSEKTWSKCPICYSSVHKKDLKSVVATESHQYVVGDTITMQLMKREKGVLVALPKSKWMNVEHPIHLGDEQHSQYSKLLLASKEQVLHRVVQEEKAALEQQLAEEKHTPESCFIEAAIQELKTREEALSGLAESRGEVAGVVAALEQLVLMAPLAKESVFQPRKGMLEYLSAFDEETAGVCPLGSPPRPLALPLVEEEEAVSEPEPEGLSEACEDSELAEDNLGEGTICTESSQQEPVTKPSITRLSSSPCYYFYQAEDGQHMFLHPVNVRCLVREYGSLEQSPEKISATVVEIAGYSMSEDVRQRHRYLSHLPLTCEFSICELALQPPLVSKETLELFSDDIEKRKRQRQKKAREERRRERRIEMEENKRQGKYPEVHIPLENLQQFPAFNSYTCSSDSALGPTSTEGHGALSLSPLSRSPGSQADFLLTPLSPTASQGSSSFCVGSLEEDSPFPSFAQMLRIGKAKADVWPKTAPKKDENSLGPPAPVDSDGESDNSDRVPVPSFQNSFSQAIEAAFMKLDTPATSDPLSEEKGGKKRKKQKQKLLFSTSVVHTK; via the exons GTAGCAGAGGCTCAGCGGGCAGAGTTTAGCCCTGCCCAGTTCTCTGGTCCGAAGAAGATCAACCTGAATCACTTGTTGAATTTCACTTTTGAACCCCGTGGCCAGGCAGGTCATTTTGAAGGCAGTGGACATGGCAGCTGGGGAAAAAGGAACAAGTGGGGGCATAAGCCTTTTAACAAGGAATTGTTTTTACAAGCCAA CTGCCAGTTTGTGGTGTCTGAAGACCAAGACTACACAGTTCATTTTGCTGATCCTGATACCTTAGTCAACTGGGACTTTGTGGAACAAGTG CGCATTTGTAGCCATGAAGTGCCATCTTGCCCAATATGCCTATATCCACCTACTGCAGCCAAGATAACCCGTTGTGGACACATCTTCTGCTGGGCATGCATCCTGCACTATCTTTCATTGAGCGAGAAGACCTGGAGTAAATGTCCCATCTGTTACAGTTCTGTGCATAAGAAGGATCTCAAGAG TGTTGTTGCCACAGAATCACATCAGTATGTTGTTGGTGATACCATTACAATGCAGCTGatgaagagggagaaaggggtgTTGGTGGCCTTGCCCAAATCCAAATGGATGAATGTAGAACATCCTATTCATCTTGGAG ATGAACAGCACAGCCAGTACTCCAAATTGCTGCTGGCCTCGAAGGAGCAGGTGCTGCACCGGGTGGTTCAGGAAGAGAAAGCAGCACTAGAGCAGCAGCTGGCAGAGGAGAAGCACACTCCCGAGTCCTGCTTTATTGAGGCAGCTATCCAGGAGCTCAAG ACTCGGGAAGAGGCTCTGTCAGGACTGGCTGAAAGCAGAGGGGAGGTCGCTGGTGTCGTGGCTGCTCTGGAACAACTGGTGCTGATGGCTCCCTTGGCGAAGGAGTCCGTTTTTCAACCCAGGAAG GGCATGCTGGAGTATCTGTCTGCTTTTGATGAAGAGACCGCAGGAGTTTGTCCTCTGGGCTCTCCTCCTCGTCCTCTTGCTCTCCCTCTGGTAGAGGAAGAGGAAGCGGTTTCTGAACCAGAGCCTGAAGGGTTGTCAGAGGCCTGTGAGGACTCGGAGTTAGCAGAAGACAATCTTGGAGAGGGGACCATTTGTACCGAGTCCAGCCAGCAGGAACCCGTCACCAAGCCAAGCATCACACGCCTGAGCAGCTCTCCTTGTTACTACTTTTACCAAG CGGAGGATGGGCAGCACATGTTCCTGCACCCCGTGAACGTGCGCTGCCTCGTGCGGGAGTATGGCAGCCTGGAGCAGAGCCCTGAGAAGATCTCAGCCACGGTGGTGGAGATCGCTGGGTATTCCATGTCTGAG GATGTGCGACAGCGTCATAGATACCTCTCTCACTTGCCGCTCACCTGCGAGTTCAGCATCTGTGAACTGGCTCTGCAGCCTCCTCTGGTCTCTAAGGAAACCCTAGAGTTATTCTCAG ATGACATTGAGAAGAGGAAGCGGCAGCGCCAGAAGAAGGCCCGGGAGGAACGTCGCCGAGAGCGCCGGATTGAGATGGAGGAGAACAAGAGACAGGGCAAGT ACCCAGAAGTCCACATTCCCCTCGAGAATCTACAGCAGTTTCCTGCCTTCAATTCCTATACCTGCTCCTCTGATTCTGCTTTGGGTCCCACCAGCACTGAGGGCCATGgggctctctccctttctcctcttagCAGAAGTCCAGGTTCCCAAGCAG ACTTTCTGCTGACCCCTCTGTCACCCACTGCCAGTCAGGGCAGTTCTTCATTCTGCGTTGGGAGTCTGGAAGAagactctcccttcccttcctttgccCAG ATGCTGAGAATTGGAAAAGCAAAAGCAGATGTGTGGCCCAAAACTGCTCCAAAGAAAG ATGAAAACAGCTTAGGTCCTCCTGCCCCTGTGGACAGCGATGGGGAGAGTGATAACTCAGACCGTGTTCCTGTGCCCAGTTTCCAGAATTCCTTCAGCCAAGCTATTGAAGCAGCCTTCATGAAACTGGACACGCCAGCTACTTCAGATCCCCTCTCTG aagagaaaggaggaaagaaaagaaaaaaacagaaacagaagctCCTGTTCAGCACCTCAGTCGTCCACACCAAGTGA